The segment CTTTAATTGGGGACGGTGCTTTTTCTATTTCGCCATTCATCCAAAGAAGCAAAAGTACCGTCCCCACATCCATTACATCAACTTCAAAAAACTCTCCCCAAACTCCGGTTTTTCCACGTTAAGGTATTCTGCAATGGTCGCTGCAATGTCGGCCATGGTACTCCTTGTTCCTAGGTTGACTGGGGATAAACCGTTGCCCACCACGAGTATGGGGGTTTGTTCGCGGGTGTGATTGGAGTGGCCAATGGTTGGGTCGTTTCCATGGTCGGCGGTGATGATCAGTAACTCTTCTTTCTCTAAAGTGGGGATGAACGCAGCGAGAAACCGATCCACCTCTTCCAGGACTTCTTTATACCAATTGCTGTCTTCTTTGTGACCGGCAAGGTCTGTTTCCTGGACATTCACGAGGAAGAGGGACTCTTCTTTCGTTGAGTTATATTTGTCATGAAATTGACGTAACACCTCTTTTGTTTCGACCACACCGTCTGCATAGCCATCCGCCTGAATGACATCTGCCGTTTTTCCAATCCGGAAGACTGGCAGCCCCTTCTTCTCCGCAAGATATGCTAGTTGTTTGCTACTGTCTACCCCATAGCCTAGGTGCAGTACATGGTAGCCTGGGCCGTAGACCTTTGCGTTTGGTGAATCCACTCCCCATTGCCCCGTATTTTTTTCATGGACGGTGGAGAGGATGATTTCCGTTGAGGTGGTCGTATTGCCGAAGACGATGACCCTGCTTGTGTCTACATTGCTTCGCACCACTTTTCCAATCTCACAGGCATCCTCAAAAGTAATCTGGTTAAGGTCACATACCACGTTGATGATGTTACCGAGTTGAGATTCAAGATTGTCTCCAATCACCACGGATTTTTCCACTAGAAGGACAGGCACCCCTTCTAGTGGATACTCCACTTTATACTCGTTCGCTTCCAAAGCTGCCTTCAATCCAGGGGCAATATCCTTCATCAATCTCTCTTTAGGCCTGCCCGGTTTGCTTCCCATCAACTCCTGATGACCCATATAAGTATCTGCTCCATAATGGGCGAGGTTGCTTTTTCCATGTGCCGCAATTGGCTCACCAGTTCCATCCGCTAATTTTTCCAGTCCGAGCCGGTAAAGGTTGGGAATCTTCAAATCTACCGTTTCACGGATGCTTTTATACGTGTTCGCTTCCATATCCTCCGGTTTGACAGCCTTGCAATCTTCCATTGCTCCAACTCCAAAACCGTCCAGGATCAATAGTGTGACTTTCTTCATCGCTTACAGCCCCCTTTTCTGGAAATAAACAACTTCAGGGCTTGAGGTACGAACCCCTCGCACAAATGCCACATGGGCACGGGTAACAAAGATTTGGGTACGGAAAGCGTATACCACTGTATCCCCGACATTCATGTTCTCCTTTTTCTCAAGAGCCCCGTAATAGTCGATGTTCTCAGGCGAAACAAGTGCTGTTTGGGTACGTTGGGTGAGAAGCGCTGTTTCGTCCCTTCCATATAGAGCAGCTTCCATGTTACCTCTCGCATAAAATCCGCCGGCAATGGTATAGGCAAAGTCCTGGTCCATATGGGAGATTTCCGAGACGTATACCATGGATGGCACTTCTGCGAGGTCTTCCCTATACGCATGCAATGGAGTGGTACCTGTTATGGCGTGCCCAGGCTCTCCATGTGTCACACCGCTTTCCTTCAAAAGTGGCATTGTATAGCAGCTTGTGGCACTTGGGGCGTTCACCTGCAGGACTTCGAGATCATGCTGTTCCAAGATGGCTTTTGCTGTATTGAGCGTTTGGATATTGGAGGTGAAGACCATGTCATTCTTCTCTTCATTCAATTGAAAGACCGGAAAACTCGTTATCCCGATAATCCTTATCCCCGGTAGCGTGATAAGTCGCTTGATTTCATCATCAAGCTTTTCCAAAAGAAACCCGCCGAACTGACCTGGGAACACCTGATCAGAAGGTTTGATTACCCTCAAAATGACATCCTGCCTTATTCCAAGCTCTAAAGCGGCTTTTGATAACTGTTGTGCCCTTTCATAGGAAAATAACGTGACCACATCCGGTTGGAGCGCTTCAAGGACATACTTCCACTGGCTTTTGGATGGCTGGACAAGATGGCCGAGGTTTCCGATCCGGCAACCGCCGCTCTTTAGCATGGCCGCCTCATCAATATCCACTCCGACAGCTTTTTCCATCCCATTCTGTTCGATGATCTGACCAATAAATGGACTTCTCCCTATTTGTTTGGTCATATAATAGAGCGTTATACCATGATCGGAAGCGGAGCGTGAGAGTGCTTGGACATTTCCCTCGATCTGGTCGAGATCCAACACATAAGTATTGGCCGGAATATCGCCATTTCGATGAAGCAAGGTCGCGGTCCTCACCAGCTCCTCATTTCTTTTCAGTGTCATATCAAGAAACATCCCAGATCACCTCGCTGCCATGTTCCCAAGCACTTGGTTCAGGATACGGATGACCGTGCTTGCCGAGGATTTCATCGGATTGATTCGTAGACCATACTCTTTAAGCTCAGGCTGGCTTTCCAAAAAACTCCCCGAAACACGATAAATCATCGGTATCAGTTCAAAGCGAGATTCCGCTCCGACAGGGTAAGTAGCTGCACCGAAGTCTGAAGCTGCCTTGATCACCTCCTGAGCGATTGGCTGCTCAAGTTCCACGATGACATTTTTGGATTGCGAATTGGTGATATACACCTCTTTTACAAGAGGGACTTCACCTGAAGCGATTCTCTCCCTCAACTCCTCCACCTGCTCGTTTTGAGTAGCGAGCATCACCGGTGCAAAGACAAGGCTCCTTAACAGTTCATGTGCCTCAAACCCTTGCACCTGGCCTCCACCCGAGTAATTACGGTGATGAATCTGTTCCATTGCTTCTTTCTTACCCAAAAGAATGCCTATCCCCTGGGGCCCAAGCAGCTTGAAGCCGGAAAAAGTGGAATACTCCGCCCCATATTGAACTCCTATTTTAGGCATTTTCATCGCACAATAATTATCATCCACAACGATGGGAAGGTCTGGGCGTACTTCTTTTACAAGTTGGATGACTTCATCTAATCGATAGGTATCTGTTGGTTGCTGCCTTGCGTGCTGGACGTAAAAAACTCTGGAATCGTTATCAGAATTCAAGTGCGCGCGCAGCTTTTCCAAGTCATTGAAGTCCACTTGCTTTTGTTTTATTCCCATCATCCTGAATGTTTCCTTGGTTGTCATATAGACCGGTGCTGTATGAACGATGCAAGCATCACCAGGTTCCACCAGCTGGCTCAAGATAATCCGGATCGCTCCAGTCCCGCTCCCCCTGACCAATGCGCATGACTCCGCATCAAAGGTTCCAGCAAGGACCCGCTCCACCCGGGCGGTCACATAGGGACGGTTAAAAGCAGGGTGAAGTCCGACATCCCCCGTAAGGAAAAACTCATTGTCCTTAAATTCCCTAGTAATCTCGTCAATTAGACGGAACTGAAGTTGCTGGGCTTCTTTCAAAGTCAAATTCGGTAAAATGGACTGTTCATATCTCATAAGCTCGCCTCTTTTCGTATGCTGAATGCTTGCTGAGGGTTTTTGGTGAGAAACTTCTGAATCACGTTTTCATCCACCCCATTTTCCCTTAGACTTGGGATGAAGCTTCGGAGCACCACGTCATAACCTTGACCACCTTTTGCCCGCATATGGGAATTGCGTGTCAGATCACTTGATAGTAACAACTGGTTTTCATAGCCTTTTTCTAAAAATTTCATGAGTGATGCGAGGCGGTCTGCATCTGTCCGGTAGTTTTCCTTGCCGATTGTATCAAGTGCCACAAAAGCACCAGAAGCAAGCACCTCCAGAACGACCTCATCTTGTTCATTCAGGTCCTGGTGACCAATGATTACCTGATTCAGTGGGAGGCCTTCTTTTTCAAACAGTTCGATCTGCTCCAAGGCCATTGTTCCGAGTGTTGTATGAGTGGATAATGGAAGCTTCGTAACTTTTGCTGCTTCAATTGCGCCATGAAAAAGCTCTAGTTCAATCGGCTCAAACTTATTGAGACTGCTGCCAATTTCGCCAATGATACCTGGAAGTACATCCGTCCCATCCATTCCATGGGTAATTTCATCGATCATCCATTGGCGGAATTCATCCCGCGTGTAGCTTGTCCGATCCTCCGGGATAAAAGGGTCTTTATAACAGCCTGTACTTGCGACAATCTGCAAATCTAGCTCACGGCCTATTTGGAGAAGGGCAGGAATATTCCTGCCCATCCCATAATTGGTTACTTCAATAACGGCTTTTCCCCCGTGTGCTTTAAAGCTTCTAAGGTCTTCCGTTACAAGCCTCACATCTTGCAGGGCCGTATCCGGATCTCCTTTGATCCTGCTTAGGTCAATGCTTAAATGCTCATGACACGCACATACCCCCAACTCTTCCGGAGCAATCGGGCCATAGATGGTTTGAATATACATGTAGATCGTCTCCTTCTAATCAAGTTTATTGCGGCGGTGTAAAGAGACCGAGTAACACTAAAATGTTTCCAATGACACCTACTGCAATGGCACCAAGAGGACCAACTGCCATGCGGACAATCGGGCGCCCGGCCGCTTCATTGAGCAAGTAAATACCTGCGATGGCAAAGAATCCGAAGCCAGGCACAATCGCATTGGCAGCGTTCGCTCCACCTATCAGCAATGCCACTTCAAGCACCCGTGTCATGGCAGTACGGATATTTTCACCAGAGGCGCGCACTCCAGGGTAGCGATCCAAAAACTTAGCCAAGTACGTCAACAACCAAACTTCCGCAAAAATAATCAGCGCCCCGGCAATGGCCGCAACCAGTGGGTTAGGTGACAGGATCCCTGCCCCAAAGACGAACGTGAACCCTGCAGGACCATATACTCCTGTTGCAATCGCGGTACTTGCAATTAGCGGTACAAATCCGATTGCTTTTGCAAAAGAGGCAATCGCACCCTCGGAGATTTTTCCTTCTGATAAAAGATTAAGAGATATCGGGTCTCCCGCAACAATCAGATAGTTGGCAGCTGCAGAAATAAGCGCCCCACTGACCATTAAAATCCAAACATGTTTCTTTATTCGATTCACACGATCCACAAACAGACTCGCAAGCGTAGACAAGCTCGTATCATCCGATTTCTCCCGGATGGCAAACGTCATCAAGAAAATCATCCCCACGACAAGAGCAATCCCTTCTGGACTTAAAACCACCGGCGTTCCTCCGATAGAAATAAGCTGCTCTGTGTTGGTGAAAACAATGATTTGACGTGCAAGAGCGGAAACTAAAAAGGCGATAATCCCTTTTTTTACCCCAAATTGCAGCGCAATCGCAATCGCCGGGAAGACCATAAAGGATACGACAACCGGCGCGCCTACTAGATTGAACCCATCAACAAAATTCAGCGGCAGCTTTTCAAACCCTGCCACCACAAATTGAAGGCCGAAATAAACACCAGCACCATAGAGTCCACCAATCAGACCGGCTAATGCAGTCGACACCTTTCCTTTGTTCAAGGAAAGCCCGATGATATCCGTTCCTAGTAAAATACTGTGAATCAACAAGATACCACCAGCAATGGAGATTGGTATTCCAAATCCAATGACAAGTCCAAAGCTCATTGCGAATGCAGTAACAGAAAGTTCTTTCCGTGACATGCGTCCTTCCAAATTTTCCGGTACGATCGGCCTCAAACCATCATTAAAAACAGCAATCCCCATATTCGCCATGACGGCTCCTACTACCCCTAGTAAAATTAATATTCCTGCTTCTAATACCATGAAAAACTCCCCCGTTTCTCCCTACTTTTTTAAAAGCTCAGCCAATAGCAACTCCACCGCTTTTTCCTTATGATCCCCTGTAAAACCGAAAGCTGTTGCCCCTTGCTCCACTGCCTCCTGCACCTTCGCCTGCACCGGTGGTTTCCCTGGCATGGAGATGGTGGCACATTTGTTTTTCCCAAGAAGCGCAATGGCCATCGCTAGTGCACCGCCTCCACCCGTATGGCAAGCCCCCACATAATAGTCTGCCTGTCCATTCTTCAACATCATGGCTGCCTCCAAATCCGGCTTGACTTGTGTTTCTACTTTTCCATTGCCATGCTCTTTTACCAACTTTTCAATTTCACTTTTTTCTACTTGCCCGCCAATTACGATTTTCATAGTTAAACCCTCCAGATTTATAGTTTAATTGGTTAAAGCGCTTACAAAATGCATTTGTAAAAAGGCTTTTTCCTCTTGTGGCAAAGGCTCCCCCAATTGCTGTTCAATCCATTCCACTCGTTTGTTTGCTTCATGGATATAAGGAGATTGTTGCACCTCCTCCATTATCATCTCGGGTGGTGCCGAGAGCTCTTCTCCCCTGTCCATCCTCGTCACCGCCATGGCCAAATGGGTAATGAGCATTTGGTACTTCTCTTCTTCTTGAGTGGAATTCACATAAGCTTCCATTGTTTTGAGTGTGATTGCCTGTGCACGTTCCGTAATGGTTTCCGTCGACATAAGAATATCGACCCTATTCTTTAGCATGCTCACTTTTTTTCACGACCTTTCTTTTAAATTAGTATCAAAATACAAAAAATTGTATTTTAGGATTATAGTAGTTTGAAAGCATTATTTTTCAAGCAGACTGCGGGGTCTTCTACAGTTTTTTTGCTGAAGACTCCGCAATTTATATAGTTTTAATACCTCGGGATCACTTCATTTCTCTCTACTTGCTTCTGAACTTCCCTTACCTCATCCATTGAAATAAGCTTTAATAGATATTCCAGTTTTCTATTTCCTCTGTTCATCAAGCATACGGCTTCGGTCATTTCCTCTTCCATCTGCAGAGCAGCTGAAGTAGTCAGAGGGCGGATGTTGATCTGATTTTGATTCCTTTCATCCACATTCCAAACAGTTGCATCAATTTTCCCTGCCTGCAGATTGGATAATAGATGCATATAGTTCAGCGAAATCAACTCGACATCTTTACCTTCTGTTTCTGCAAGTATCAACGTCTTTTGGTCAGTGGATGACGGGTCTACCCCTATCTTCATCCCATCCTTAATTGATTCGGAAGCTTCATCTGCAAACATAAGGGCATGATTGGATACATATGATTGGGGACCAAAAGCAAGTCCCAACTCTAGGTTGTTATCTTCCTCCATATGCTGCCTGGCGGAAAACTTCGATACCAAAGCAAGGTCATATCTTCCTTCACGGAGCGCCCCGACCCGAAGGCTTGAGCCTCTCATGAAAGCAATGTTAAAAAAGATATTCAGTTTTTCGAAGGCAAAGGTCAGACCAGTGGCCATCCCTTCATACTTTTTTGAATATGGCAAAGGCATCACCGCTGTTACCTGATTGACCCCTGCACATTTTAATAATTCGTTCGTATCCTTATACCGGAGAAACGTTCCAAGGTGGCCGCGCGACTCCAAGGAAATAGCCTCAAGCTTTACAAGCCTCTGAAGAGTCGTTTGTATGGTTCCCCGTCCGACCTCAAGCTCTTTTGAAAGATCCTCCACTCGCGGTATTCTTTCATTCATTTCCACAAAAAGCAGCTTCTCACTAAGCTTCTGCAGAATAATCCCGCTTTTTAAATATAAATTTACACCCTTTTTCAATAGCTTCACCATCACAATATACAATTTGTTGTATATTGTGATGGTAACATGTGGGAGAGGTTGTTTGCAAGCGTTTTCTTTTTTTAGAGGAGGGGGGAGTTGGGGGAAACAATTAAACTCCCACCACAATAATAATTCCCCCTTCTTCCATATGATAATTCTTAATTTTTCCTATTGGGATCTTACGAACAATCTCCCAACTATTAAAATCAATTCTAATATGCCCGCTCTTATAGGTAAGGTGCGGCGGCTTATCGAAAATGCGTTTATTAAGAATACTGAGGTTTAAGGGTTTGAGTTTCGCAATCTTGAAGATTAGCTCTCTACCTTCTATCCTGACTGGTTGGAGGATGATGGAAAAGGAGAGATCCTTCTTTGTCACCTTTAGGTCCGCTTGCGCTTTCCCGGTAATGTGAATTTCCCCCTTCATTATTTTTACGGTAACTTCTTGGAGTTTGTCGTTTCTTCGAAGGACTTCTTGCAGCATGGTAGCAGTGATTGGCACCGGAATGCCATTGGCGTCTTTGACGCGATTAATTCCACTCTTTACTTTTTCGAAAAAATCCATGGAAATCGCCTGCTTTCTTGGAATTTCACATTGTCTAACAAGTTGTTTTCCCCGTCACCTCCACCTATTAAAACATCCCATGCTCATTAGGCGTTTCTTCGGGAATTGCCTGGCCGACATCCCACAATTCCACAATCCTCTCGCCTTCAAAACGGAAAATATGAATCACTGCCGCTCCGAGGTCCATAGGATTCTGTTTAATATGAGAGTGAATGGCAACGGTATTTCCATCTGCAATAGCATGCTTCACTTCAAGCGTTTTGTTTGGGCTTTGAGCTGCGTTCTCCTCCATTGCTTGTATGAGCGATTCAGCATCCCCGCGAAAATAAGGATTGTGGTGACGGAAATCAGGGGCAATGTGGTTTTCAAATGCTTCACCGATTTTTCCGGAAACAACCATTTGGAGAAATGAGATGGCTGCCTCTTTGTATATATTACTATTCATTTTTATCTCAACCTTTCATGTATGTATTTATGTTGCTTACCTTAACATCTACCTCTACTGAACCACGATAATGCTCTTCATAAACTTCGTCTTTTGTTAGCATAAGTCCTTCACCATCCTAAAATAAAAAGACTCCTCTGCTACATAAGTAAAGGAGCCTGGGAATACCATGTACTTACGGATGGACCTTTTCGCCCTGGAAGTCTAAGTATGTAATACCGATCATGACTGTTGTTGAATGGATACCTGAACCGCAGGGTTCCCTAAATGGCAGGCACTGTTACCCCAAGCCATGAAGATAAGGTTGCGGGTAGGAAAACAACGTAATTGTTGCCCGGAATCTTACTCCACATTAAAATTTCTATTCAGCTTGTATGCAAATATCTCCTCGTCAAACTCTTCATCCACTAATCCCGTATTCACAAAACCATTCC is part of the Sutcliffiella sp. FSL R7-0096 genome and harbors:
- a CDS encoding phosphopentomutase, whose product is MKKVTLLILDGFGVGAMEDCKAVKPEDMEANTYKSIRETVDLKIPNLYRLGLEKLADGTGEPIAAHGKSNLAHYGADTYMGHQELMGSKPGRPKERLMKDIAPGLKAALEANEYKVEYPLEGVPVLLVEKSVVIGDNLESQLGNIINVVCDLNQITFEDACEIGKVVRSNVDTSRVIVFGNTTTSTEIILSTVHEKNTGQWGVDSPNAKVYGPGYHVLHLGYGVDSSKQLAYLAEKKGLPVFRIGKTADVIQADGYADGVVETKEVLRQFHDKYNSTKEESLFLVNVQETDLAGHKEDSNWYKEVLEEVDRFLAAFIPTLEKEELLIITADHGNDPTIGHSNHTREQTPILVVGNGLSPVNLGTRSTMADIAATIAEYLNVEKPEFGESFLKLM
- a CDS encoding YhfX family PLP-dependent enzyme, which gives rise to MTLKRNEELVRTATLLHRNGDIPANTYVLDLDQIEGNVQALSRSASDHGITLYYMTKQIGRSPFIGQIIEQNGMEKAVGVDIDEAAMLKSGGCRIGNLGHLVQPSKSQWKYVLEALQPDVVTLFSYERAQQLSKAALELGIRQDVILRVIKPSDQVFPGQFGGFLLEKLDDEIKRLITLPGIRIIGITSFPVFQLNEEKNDMVFTSNIQTLNTAKAILEQHDLEVLQVNAPSATSCYTMPLLKESGVTHGEPGHAITGTTPLHAYREDLAEVPSMVYVSEISHMDQDFAYTIAGGFYARGNMEAALYGRDETALLTQRTQTALVSPENIDYYGALEKKENMNVGDTVVYAFRTQIFVTRAHVAFVRGVRTSSPEVVYFQKRGL
- a CDS encoding aminotransferase class V-fold PLP-dependent enzyme, translating into MRYEQSILPNLTLKEAQQLQFRLIDEITREFKDNEFFLTGDVGLHPAFNRPYVTARVERVLAGTFDAESCALVRGSGTGAIRIILSQLVEPGDACIVHTAPVYMTTKETFRMMGIKQKQVDFNDLEKLRAHLNSDNDSRVFYVQHARQQPTDTYRLDEVIQLVKEVRPDLPIVVDDNYCAMKMPKIGVQYGAEYSTFSGFKLLGPQGIGILLGKKEAMEQIHHRNYSGGGQVQGFEAHELLRSLVFAPVMLATQNEQVEELRERIASGEVPLVKEVYITNSQSKNVIVELEQPIAQEVIKAASDFGAATYPVGAESRFELIPMIYRVSGSFLESQPELKEYGLRINPMKSSASTVIRILNQVLGNMAAR
- a CDS encoding phosphotriesterase, producing the protein MYIQTIYGPIAPEELGVCACHEHLSIDLSRIKGDPDTALQDVRLVTEDLRSFKAHGGKAVIEVTNYGMGRNIPALLQIGRELDLQIVASTGCYKDPFIPEDRTSYTRDEFRQWMIDEITHGMDGTDVLPGIIGEIGSSLNKFEPIELELFHGAIEAAKVTKLPLSTHTTLGTMALEQIELFEKEGLPLNQVIIGHQDLNEQDEVVLEVLASGAFVALDTIGKENYRTDADRLASLMKFLEKGYENQLLLSSDLTRNSHMRAKGGQGYDVVLRSFIPSLRENGVDENVIQKFLTKNPQQAFSIRKEASL
- a CDS encoding YhfT family protein produces the protein MVLEAGILILLGVVGAVMANMGIAVFNDGLRPIVPENLEGRMSRKELSVTAFAMSFGLVIGFGIPISIAGGILLIHSILLGTDIIGLSLNKGKVSTALAGLIGGLYGAGVYFGLQFVVAGFEKLPLNFVDGFNLVGAPVVVSFMVFPAIAIALQFGVKKGIIAFLVSALARQIIVFTNTEQLISIGGTPVVLSPEGIALVVGMIFLMTFAIREKSDDTSLSTLASLFVDRVNRIKKHVWILMVSGALISAAANYLIVAGDPISLNLLSEGKISEGAIASFAKAIGFVPLIASTAIATGVYGPAGFTFVFGAGILSPNPLVAAIAGALIIFAEVWLLTYLAKFLDRYPGVRASGENIRTAMTRVLEVALLIGGANAANAIVPGFGFFAIAGIYLLNEAAGRPIVRMAVGPLGAIAVGVIGNILVLLGLFTPPQ
- a CDS encoding DUF2620 domain-containing protein, which codes for MKIVIGGQVEKSEIEKLVKEHGNGKVETQVKPDLEAAMMLKNGQADYYVGACHTGGGGALAMAIALLGKNKCATISMPGKPPVQAKVQEAVEQGATAFGFTGDHKEKAVELLLAELLKK
- a CDS encoding PRD domain-containing protein, with protein sequence MSTETITERAQAITLKTMEAYVNSTQEEEKYQMLITHLAMAVTRMDRGEELSAPPEMIMEEVQQSPYIHEANKRVEWIEQQLGEPLPQEEKAFLQMHFVSALTN
- the yhfZ gene encoding GntR family transcriptional regulator YhfZ: MVKLLKKGVNLYLKSGIILQKLSEKLLFVEMNERIPRVEDLSKELEVGRGTIQTTLQRLVKLEAISLESRGHLGTFLRYKDTNELLKCAGVNQVTAVMPLPYSKKYEGMATGLTFAFEKLNIFFNIAFMRGSSLRVGALREGRYDLALVSKFSARQHMEEDNNLELGLAFGPQSYVSNHALMFADEASESIKDGMKIGVDPSSTDQKTLILAETEGKDVELISLNYMHLLSNLQAGKIDATVWNVDERNQNQINIRPLTTSAALQMEEEMTEAVCLMNRGNRKLEYLLKLISMDEVREVQKQVERNEVIPRY
- a CDS encoding nuclear transport factor 2 family protein; protein product: MNSNIYKEAAISFLQMVVSGKIGEAFENHIAPDFRHHNPYFRGDAESLIQAMEENAAQSPNKTLEVKHAIADGNTVAIHSHIKQNPMDLGAAVIHIFRFEGERIVELWDVGQAIPEETPNEHGMF